TTGCCATCTATCTTTGCCAGGGCCGAAATCGCATCGAGGTCGGTGTCATACGCTTGAACATCTGTTCCGATGGTCACCCCCAGGTTGCTCCTTGCAGCTGAAGTCGTGGATGCTCCCGTTCCCCCTTTGGACACGGAAAGCGTCCCACCAAGGTTGTCCAGTGTCAGGTTGGATTCAGCAAGATCGATGTCGATCTCGCTGTTGATCTCGTCATTGGTAACCAGAACCTTATCGCTTCCGGCATTGATGTTCTTGAACTCCAGATCGACGCCCGTTTTCTGTTTGAACACACTCACCCCGGCGGTTCCAACATTGGTTGCCGTGTTGATTTCACCCACACCGGAAACGGCGGTCGCGATCAAGTCATATTCCGTGCCGTCATCGTCCTTGAAGTAGAGTCTGCTGTCACTACTCTTCACATAGATTTTCCCATATCCAGAAGTACTGGACGGAGCCACAATCTCATCGAGACTCAACGCACCTTCAACCGTTACGATTTCGTTGGGACTTGCTGAGCCGATCCCCACGTTGCCCCGGGTCGTAATCGAAGCGACGGTCAACACCGAGTTGGTATCGATGTCCGAACCGGTGATCGTGCCATCCAGGATTTTCAGACCAGTCACCGAACCCGCAGCGATTGTCGGATTGGGATATGTGCCGGTCAGATCTCCCCCGGCGCTATCCGGGAAAACCGAAGCCAGCGCGTAGTCTGAAGTGTCAGAATAGGGAGCCTTGAATGCCGACATGACATCCGCTCGCAGGATCGTCCCGTCCTGAATTTTTTCGCTCGTGACGGAACTGTCAGGAACCGTCAACGCAGGGAGGTTGATCAGTCCCGAACCGTCGCCTGTGAAGCTTTGTGCAGAAACAGTTCCCTGCACCCTTACATCACCCATAACATGGAGCCTGGATGTCGGAGAGAGGGTGCCGATCCCAACGTTTCCGTCGGGGGGTACGACGTTCGATGCTCCCAGAACACCTCCGGCCTGACTGGCGAAGCGACTTCTCATACTGTAAGGGGTTGAAGTAAGCGGATACCTGGGAAACATTTCGTCGCCGTCTCCAACCTTCACACCCAGAAAATATTGCGTGTCGAACGTCAACTCCAGGGGCTCGACAATTCCCAGAATGACGGTAAAGACCCCACCGGTCACCTCGACCGATTCATGAGTCTCAGTCCAGAGTGCGCCCGAACCAGACTCGCCCGGATACAGGGAGAAAGCCATGTCATAATTCCCCTGGGGAATCAGCGCACCGTTCTGGTCCTTGAGGACGCCCTGATAACTTATGGTCCTGGGAATCTGTGACTGGAAAGAGTCAGTTTGAACGGCTTGGGAGGTTACTTTTCTCTGCTCAGACTGCGCGAGGACGATTGAGATGGCGATAAGTCCCAGCGCCACAGCACTTGTGAACCTCATAGTTATTCCCTCCTAACACCCACCGATTTTTCGTTGACGAAGATTGGGATCACCCCCTGACCCTTGACGCATAATTTTGGGAAGCACCGGGTCAGATGCAACAGAAAAGTGTAAAAATCTGAATATATTTACAAAAAGGGGATAATTATGTGAAATTATTAGTCACTATGTCACCGAGAAGTGCCGGTTTCCCTTTCTTGTGAAGGGACAAAGTGCGCTTTGAATGCGGTGAGGGTGTTATGTAACTTGGCACTGTTGGGGGGTTAGCTTTTTCGTGCCAATGTGCCAATACTAGATGAGGAGACAACCATGCTTTTCCACGTAACTATGACTCATTCAGAGGACAACTGTCCCGGCTACGAACGCGAGAGAATGCCCGAGATACTCAGATCTTTCGAAAATCTCAAGGCAGTCGGAAAGGATCTGGATGTGAAGCTCCATTTCTTTGTCTGGTGTCCACCCGATCATGTTGCCTATGTTCTGCTGGAGGCCGATAGCCTGAATCGGATATCCCGCTTCGCTTTCTCAATTCCCATTCGCCAGGAAATCAAAATAGTCCCGGTGGAACAGATAGAAGACACCGTGACCATGGCAAAGCAGCTGATGGCAGAAGCCGGGAAGAAGTAGTACGACGTCGGTTAATTGATTTACCGGTATCCCGTTGCGGGAGTTGGTGTGCAATATAAGGAGAATAGCAAACAGGGCGGCCTGTTGGCCGCCCTGTTCCGTTTTCCTCTTATGACTAAGAGGAAGGCCGTACGAAATGGACTGATATCAGAGAATCGTCACTTTTGAAGCGGCCTCACCCTTCTCAGTTGAAACAACCTCAAACTCAACCTTGTCATTTTCTTTGAGGGTGCGAAATCCATTTCTATCGATCGCGGTGTAATGAACAAAAAGATCATCACCTAGTTCACGACTGATGAACCCGAATCCCTTCTTATCATTAAACCATTTCACTGTACCAGTTTCACGTTGAGACATTTTGAATTACTCCTATTATGTTCTTTTGAATTCTGTCTGAAGCATTGAAGGGGAATAGAGACTAAGTCTTCTTCTTATATAATAAGTATGGCTATGTCACCCAAATCCACTACATTACCTAAGACAACAGCGACAAAGTTAAGACTAAATTGAACGAATACAATCTATTATTTGGACCCCCTTCATTTTGTCAAATCCCGTTTTCTCCCGTCCCGCCGGTTTCAGCTGCATTACACCTTTGAACACCAGAGTACTCTCCCCTATTTTCGGTCAAAAGCGTCCGAATTCCTCTGGGGTAACATGATGAGTGCGTGCTGAATATATAGAAGGGGTGAAACTGGGAGAACAAGGCACTGGGAGTACACGCCCTACGCGCTACCTTTGCTCATAGGGGCAGCCGGTTCCACCCTGTTCGCCGTCTTCGCCTGGGGCCGGCGATGCTCGTTCTCATACTCCGGGTACACGGGCCAGGAAAAGTTCCTGACACGGCGCAATCTCATTCTTTTGTCGATCGTACCGTTTATCGCAGTACTGCTGGCCTGGATCAACGAACATCACGGGTTAATGTGGGCGGGGATCAGATTAACTGTCCAGAAATCGGTTCACAGATTGGAGTTGGACTATGGCGTATACTTCTGGTTCTATGCTGCGTACTTATACCTGGTGCTGGTGGTTATTACGTCCCTGCTGTTGCGGACTCTTTTCCTTTCGTCAGGGCTACAGCGTCACCAAAGTGTGATCATGCTGTCCGCTATGGTGTTCCCCTGGTTTGGGAATATTCTCTATTCTTAGGGGTGGATCCCGTCTCCCCGCCTTGACTTTACGCCCTTCGGCTACAGTTTAGCCGGCCTTGTGATGGGATGGGGTCTCTTCCGCTACCGTTTGCTCGACATCATTCCGGTGGCGCGTGATAAAGTCGTTGAGAGCATGAGTGAAGGGGTGATCGTCCTGGACACGCACGACCGGATAGCGGACCTCAACACCGCGGCACAACACTTCATGGGCCAAGCCCCGCAAGAGGCGATCTATGCCGGCGACAAGGTGGCGGGCAGATGGATGTTTACAGGCACCAACACGGGTCCCGGCGAATTCCCATCAACGGGAAAAGAAGGGACGGTATCGGGCATCAGCATCTTCCACTTCTGCAATGGTATGATCGTCAGCGAGTAGGTGGAGTCGAACAACCTGGGCTTGATGCAGCAATTTGGTTTCACGCTCACTCCCCCGGCGCCCGAAAGCTGAAGAGAGCAGAGAGACCTTCTTCTGTTCGCACGGGGTAGCAACATTTGACTGTTATCCCGTGCTTTTCGTGGCACAAACTCAATGATATTTGCCCGATCCAGTGGACACAACTCTTTGCTACTGGAGAATATGTTTGACAGATGCTCCTACATTGAGTACATTGATTCTTCAGGGTTAGGAACGCTTCATGGAAATCTTCTTATGCTTTAATTTAAACTGATGAGTTGTACATATAGACGCACATGTTCTGGGTCACTATTTCCCATATTATTAGCTGTGGCCCTTTACAATCCTCTTGGAGCCTACTCACTTCAACAAGCAGAGGAAATAGAGTTAATCAATGTGGCCGTAATCGACCTGGAAGGAAAAGGAATATCCCAGTTAGAGGCGTCGACGTTGACCGACAGGTTAAGAACTTCCTTGGTTCAGACAGGAAAAGTGAACGTCTTGGAACGCGGCATGATGGAAGATATTCTTCAAGAAACAGGGTTTCAACAGACGGGTTGCGTAAGTACAGAGTGTGCTATAGAAGTCGGTAAAGTTTTAGGTGTCAGACAGATTATTAGTGGAGGCATCGGTAAGCTTGGTAGCACATATACAGTAGATGTCCGCATTATTGATGTCGAGACGAGTAAAATCTTGAAAGTCACTCCAAGAGATTACACAGGCAACATCGATGGTTTGCTAAGCGTCATTCGGGAAATAGCATTTGACCTTGTTTCAGCCGAACCATCAGCCGCCAGGCCAGTTGCAGTTCCAGAACCTGTTGGTATTTTCGGAGTTGTGGAAGCTGTTTCAACGCCCACTGAAGCAACAGTCTACATTGATGGTATCAAGCTAGGCCTTACCCCGTTCAAATTGGGTGAACTAAAGGCGGGTGAACACACCATAAAAATGGCTAAGTCGGGACATATTGATTATGAAGATACCTTTTCCCTTGCGGGAGGGGAAACAAAGAAACTAGAAGCAATCCTGGTGCGGTTAAATGTACTAAACCTCAGTTCAACCCCAAGCGGGGCTACTTTCTACCTCAATGACGAGTTGAAAGGTGTCACTCCACTAAGGCTCGAACTGAAAACCGGTTCTTACCGGCTCAAGCTGAAGAAAGAAGGCTATGCGGATTTGGAAGAAGAAGTGACGATAGATAAGAATGTTTCAAAGAATATGCCCATGGCGAAAGCGGAAAAGGGTGAGGAAGTGGTTGAAAAGAAGCGCAGTAATAAACTCCTGTGGATAAGTCTGGGAGCTGTAGCTGCCGGAGGAGCGGCTTATTACTTCCTGTTACAACCTCCAGAAGAGGATTCGAAAAACGCAACCGTCACTGTCAACATATCCATTGAACCGTAGCTGATTAAATGACCATGCCTTCAAGACACATACTCGCGTTCCTCACTTCACTGTTATTGCTGGTTTCGTGTTCAGAGGATAATCCCCTGGCCATTAGCGATAGACAAAGCGCTGTCACCGTTGCCATTCTGTTAGAAGACGGTGACGGTGAGCATAGAGGTGACAGCAGTCTGGGCAAGATTTCCGTCATTTCCAGAGTTGTGGTAACCGTTTCGGCTGCCGATATGGAAACGATTGAGGAGGATCTCACTCTCAGTTCTGGCGGAGAAACCGCCAGCGGTTCGTTTGAGGTTCCAAAAGGAAAATCGCGAACGTTTACCGTCGAAGCTGTGGATGCCAACGGCATTACCCAGTACAGCGGCTCCACAACTCAGGATATCCTGAATGATGGGGAAACGGTATCAATAACAACAGAGGGACATTATCCTTCACCCGTATCCCTGACAGTAGGAACAGTGTTTGTCAATTCAGTGAAACTGACATGGACCCGAAGCGCTGATGTAGACTTCCAGGAGTATGAGATTTATCGATCTACCACATCCACAGTGGATCTGAATTCTACCCTGATTGCGACAATCAACAGCAAGTTGATAACCTCATATGTGGATGAAACCCTGGATCTGAACACCTCGTATTCTTATCGGATCATTGTTTGGGATACCGAAGAACTGGGTTACTGGGGCTCTGTCGTAACAACACCAGCCGAGCTGGGATACGATGACGGTGTTTTTGAGCAGGGACTGATTGCTACAGAACAGGACGAAGGACTCCTGGTCTTGTTTACGGCCCCGTCCTACCCCGCTTCTCTGGTGGCGGTGGAAATGGCAGTGTGGGGAACCCAGGACTTCGAGATCTACGTTTGGGACTGGGAAACGGGGGATATTCTGGACAACAGAGCCGCCGAGGGAGTAGACGCCAACGACTACGAGTGGGCGTACTATGATAGGACGGTTCTTGATCTTGATTTCAGCGGAGATTTCTACGTGGGACTAGTCTATACAGGCGACCAGCAGAACGATGGAACCTGGTGGCCCGCCATTGCGTTGGACGAGACTGCTTCCGCCCGCAGATCCTACGACCTGTTATCCACCTCTTTCGACCTGCTGGATGATGTTGGATTTCCTGGGAATCTTGCTATCCGGGCAGTGGTGGAGGTTAACGGTGGAATACTCAAGCTGGCTCCCGCCGGCCTACCAACCGGAGGGATCTCACCCAAAAGTCCGGGCAGTCACGACCGCATACCTTCCGATTCGCGGGCAACCTTGAGGGTTGTCACACCACGTCGCTGACTCCGGACGAAGGTTTCCCTTTTGGCATTGTTGTCGTAAGGATTCTCATATATATTCCGTACGCTTTCTTGATTTGAACCAGGTTGAAAGCCGCAGCATTTCCCCTGGGATTATGCATTAAGCAGTCCTGTGGGCTGAGGCATTGTGATTCGCCTGGTTTGCGGGAAAAGGGGGGAATGCCGGGGATATGAAACTGACCTGAATAATTCATCGAAGACCGCCTGTGGCGGGGTTAACCCCGCCTGTCTGACCGCCAGGCAGGCAGTCCCGAAAGTCTTCGGGACATGCGGCCCGTCGAAGATCCCGCAGAATGCGTGGAAGGGTGATTAATTCACGAGTACTCATGAATTAATCAGGCTGACAAACTAAGGGGGGAAAAACCATGGAAATCCTTCAGGTGCTTTCTCGCTGGATACATATCGTGTCCGGTATTATGTGGATAGGATTGCTCTATTACTACAATTTTGTCCATATGGGTTTTGCTCCGACCATGGATCCTGAGACAGCAAAGAAGGTCGTTCCGGAATTGGTACCGAGAAGTCTCTACTGGTTCAGGTGGGGAGCACTCTGGACATGGGTGTCAGGCGTCCTCCTTCTTTTGATCGTCTTCTATCATGGCGGACTCATGTTTGACCAGGAACACAGTTGGTCAATGGGGAGTATTGTCATGATTGCGGTGAGCTTCCTGGGAGTCTTCGTTTATGATTCGCTCTTCAGGATCGTAAAAAGTGTTCGGGCTGCCTCCGTGATCGGTTTCATTCTCATATTGGCTGCTATTTTTGCCTTCATCAATGTTGGCAATTTTGAATATCGAGCCTACGTTATTCACACCGGAGTACTGTTCGGCACCATAATGGCTTTCAATGTGTGGTTCCGGATCTGGCCCTCTCAGCAAAAGGTAGTCTCGGCGATCAAAGAGGGCAAAGCCCCAGATCAAACTCTGCTTGCTCATGTCGGTATGCGGTCGAGACACAACACTTACCTGTCAATACCTCTGATATGGCTCATGATCAATTCTCATCACGCTGGCACACCCCCACAAGAGCACTGGTTGTACCTTCCCATCTTTATTCTTGCAGGGTGGGTCGCCGTCTATCTGCTCTATCAGAAAGTTCCCAGGGTAAAGGGATTCTAGCTCTCAGCCTGAGATTAAGGGGAGAAGCGCAGGTTTCGTCTTTCAAACGGAAACCTGATGCGATTGTGTTGCGTTTTACATGAGTTAGGCTGATATTTCCTCTAACAAGTCCAGCGTTTCTCTTGGAATAAACACCCGGAGTTCAATGCCCTCCGGCGCAAGATTAGATGCTTAGTTCAACGACCATGATCGGCCAAATCATCTCCCATTGCGAAATCATTGAAAAGCCGGGTGAAAGCGGGGGGTGTTGTCCATGATTGGCCAGATTATATCTCATTATCGTATCCTCGAGAAGCTGGGTGAAGGCGGGATGGGCGTAGTGTATAAGGCTGAAGACACGAAGCTCAAGCGGACGGTTGCGCTTAAGTTCTTGCCTCACCATCTCCTTTCCAGCGAAAAAGACAAGACCCGATTCCTGCATGAGGCTCAGGCTGCTTCCGCCCTCAATCATCCCAATATCATGACCGTTTATGAAATTGATGAGGAAGATGAACAAGTCTTCATTGCCATGGAATTCATTAAGGGGGAAACCCTGAAGGACAAGCTTGAAGAAGGTCCTTTTAAGACCAAAGAGCTCCTGAAAATCGCGATTGGAGTGGCTGATGGACTCGATGGGGCCCACCAGCAGGAGATTTTCCACAGGGACATTAAGTCCGAGAATATCATGATTTCAAAGACAGGAGTTGGTAAGATCATGGATTTCGGTATTGCCAGGCGTAAACAGCTATCGGGCGATACGAAGGAAGGTCTGACTCCGGGAACGCTGGCCTATATGTCCCCTGAGCAAACTGAAGGGGTAGACGTTGACTACCGCAGCGACCTTTTTTCCTTCGGTGTGGTCATGTACGAAATGGCCACTGGACAGCTGCCGTTCAAAGGGGACCACGACGCGGCCATTCTGTATTCAATCGTGAATGAATCTCCCCTTCCCGTCGCTGCCATGAATCCAAATATTCCCCAGGAGCTCGAGCGGATCATCCACAAGGCCTTGCAGAAGGATCCTGAAGATCGTTACCAGCATGCCGATGATCTTTCTGCTGATCTGAGGACATTAAAGAAAGATCTGGAATCGGGACGGACGAGTGTCACCACAGCTCACGCTCCAATTCCAAAGGTACCCGAAAGAAGGCCGGTGCGGCTCAAGTTTGCCTATATCTTTGCCGGCGTTCTTGCGACCGCCCTCGTGACGATTGGCCTTCTAAAAGTGCTGGAGAGAGGAGCCGATTCGGCTGCCGGCCCTCAAGTGAATTCCCTCGCAGTACTCTACTTCGAAAATCTGAATAACCGCGAGGATACTGAACGAATGGGACAGATCTTGCAGGAGCTTCTCATCGCCGATCTGTCTGAAGCCACATCTCTCAAGGTGTTCAGCAGCCAGCGACTGTTCGACATCCAAAAACAGTTGGGCTCCAGGGATCGGACAAAGATGCCGGAGCTAGCTTCGGACATTGCCAGAAAGGCTGGGGCGGAGACGATGCTCACGGGAAATCTCATTCAGGCTAACAACAAAATGATTCTGACATCTCAGCTCGTTGATGCGGCAGAAGGGACTGTGGTAGGATCTCAGAGGGTTGAAGGAAACGATATATTTGCCATGGTGGATGACCTGTCGGTTCAGATCCAACAGGATTTGGATGTGCCCGTAACTTCAGAGGATCTGCTGAACGTCGCTGTGAAGGAGAAAACCACCTCGGAAGTAGGCGCGTTCCAATACTATCTTTCAGGCGTGGATTTATTCAACGACTCGAAATTCGACAGCGCCATCATCCAATTCCAGAGGGCCGTCGCCATAGACTCAACCTTTAATCAGGCTTACTATAAGATGGCTATGGCCCAATGGTGGTCCCGGTCAATGTCGAGTGAACCGGCTTTGGAACAAGCAGTGGAGTCGCTTTCTCATATTCTCTCTGGGAGTTGGTACACCTCAACCAAGGAAAAACTCATAGTGGAAGGGGCCCTGGCCCTGTTCCGTGAGGATTGGGATAACGCGCAGGGTGTTTACGAACAATTGGTGAGCTTTATCCCGGACGAAAAGGAGGCCTGGTACGGACTGGGAGAGGCATTTTTCCACGGTGTTCAAGACTATATCAAATCCCTCGATGCTTTTGAAAAGGTCCTGGTGCTAGACCCAGAGTTCACCTTGGCCTATCGCCACATATTCGATATCTATTCTGGAGAAAAGTTATTTAACCGTGGTCTGATCACGGCGCAACAGTTCTTGACGCATCACCCTTATGAGTCGTGGGCGCATTACTACCTTGGCGTCATGCTTCAGGGAAAGAAGGAAAACAGGATGGCGATGGATGCCTTTGAAAATGCCGTCCAACTGGACCCCCAATTTACGCTTGCTCATCAGAAGATTCTTGAAATCTACATTTCAGAGAAGCGGTTTGATGAGGGTATCAGGACAGCTAGAGGGCTAATTACTTTGTACCCTGAAAAATCGTGGCCATACGGTTTTCTGGGAGATATGCAGCGGGCGACGGGGAAGTTCAAGCTGGCTTCGGAATCCTATCAAAAAGGATCCCTGATGGACCCCAAGGCCTTTAACATCATTCATGATCTCGGCTACACTTACCAGCTAATGGGGAGATACGACGAAGCTGTTCAGAAGTACTCAGAGCTGTTGAACAGTGAAGTACCCACTAACTGGCGACATAGTTCTATGGGGATGGTGATTTCCGTGTTCAGTGAAAAGGGGGAGTATCGCACCGCTATTAAGATGGCCGAGAAACAATTGATCGTCTCAGAATGGATGGACAAGAGCGGTACCGCCAACGCCTACATCAATTTGGCAGTTGCTTCACTCATTCTTGGTGACACAACAGCCGTGTTGGCGAGGTTGGACAGCGCATCTCTCTTGGACCCGAATGCCAATCTTGTCCTTGCTGCCCACTGGATAGAGGGAATGCTGCGCGCCCGGTGGGGGCAGGAACAAGAACTTACCTCGATCATCGAAACCGTCAGGAACATGGTGGAGCAAGAATTAGTCGGTTATAGTTGGAAACCCGTCTACAATGCTCTTCTTTATGAACGTTTCATAATGCGAGAAGAGGTGGACAGTGCCCTCAGTGAGTATGACAACCTGAAAGCCTATGAGATTTTCAAGGACCGCTACCTCTACCAACAGTCCTTGCTCCATCTGAAGAAGGGTAACTATGAACGGGCCCTGGAAACCAGCCGGAAGATGCAAAGCCCCTCGATTTCCCAGAGTGCCCGTTCCTACAATTATCCCAGAGCTTTCTACGTCAGAGGCCTCATTTATGAAAAAATGGGGGAGCCGATTCGGGCCAGAGAGAACTATGAGAAGTTGCTTGGCCTGTGGAAAAATGCTGACGAAGAGATAGTGGAACGGCAGGATGCCATAGAGCGTTTGTCCCGGTTGACAAGGCTCCCCAGCTGATATTCCCGGCCTATTCAGGTTAACTGTCGGTGAGCAGTGGCAGAGTGTTCTTCACAAGCATTGCCCAAAAGTCAGGTTCATCATGAAAACTCTGTTTATTCAATTGTTCCGTCAGCTCCGGGTTGTCCAGATATAGACCGGCAATACTCGCTTTGTAACGAATTTGAGGTGACGTGCCTGCAGTTGACAGCGCCGTCACGGCCTCATTTAATCTACTGAAGCTTCTCTCCGGCGCCACGCTCTGTAACATCACGACACAGTAAAGCGCTGATTCAATGACCCCGAGATTCTCATTGTTGAGACTGATGACATAAGCCTCTTCTATTTGATCGAAATCAAGCTTGCTGACGTTCAAATCGTTCGGTGAAGCTGCAACCGCAACGATGAAAAGCGTCAGAATTGCTAGCGGTATCTGTTTCATTCTTTTGGCTTTCCCCATTTTTGATTTGTCATTTCTCTTTGTTTGACTCATTTATGGGCAAAAGGTTGTCAAAAAAATGAATCTGTACAATCGTTGGGAGGCTCACCGCCAGGTACAATACTGCAATTCGTTCTGTTGAGAATTGTTTTTGATCCGAAAGTGACCCGCCTGATGGATTTTTTTCTCAGGGAAGAACGCTTCTTTCTCCAGGTAGAAACAATAGCCGCAATCCAGGTTACAATCAGGATCAGATAGTTTTGATGAGAATACTCTGCAAGGGTAGATAGGAAGCGCGCATGATGACCTTCGCAATTCCTCTCAGTTCAGATCAACGTGATGTTTCGTGAGCATCCACTTCTGGCTTAGCCTTTCCTAACCGCGTTGAAACTTGAGACAGCATTATGACTCGATTCTGAACGAATAGTCATAATCAGAGGGGCGCTCCTCAGGAAAGGTGATCTCCAGAGGGCTCGAGAGGTATTCCAAAACCGGATCTGAAGAAGCAATCTTCCAGAAGCGAATCCTGGAGATCGAAGTCCTGCAGAGCGGGACGTGGTTCTATCCTGCCTCCACACCCGACGAAGTCTGCGCAAGTGATGGAATATCGATCAAGGAATGTCGTGCTCAGAACTGTGTAGCGCTTGACAATTCACTGTTCTGAGTTGCTTGCCCGTGGCGGGCAGGCCTGTCCGGTGTTCCTTTTTCAATTCTCAATCATCTCGTCGAAAACCTGTAAACCGTTGTCTTCCTGTATTCCTCTCCAGGTCTGAGCACCGTATTTGGGAATCCTTCTTGATTAGGTGAATTCGGAAAACGATGACATTCCAGTGCCATACCCGTCCGATGATTGTATGCGATCCCACTCTTGCCGACATCGCTGCCATCCAGGAAGTTTCCTGAATAAAACTGCAGACCCGGTTCTGTACTGCTGATCTGCAGCAGGCGACCACTCACAGGTTCGTAGATCTCGGCTACGGGACCGAATTCATTTCCAGCACTCTTGTTAATTACCCAGCAGTGATCATAGCCCAATCCAAAACGAATGTCTTCTGTGTCTTTATCGATCCTGGCACCGATGGCCGTGGGCGTTCTGAAATCCAGTGGACTCCCGGTGAGATCCCTGAGTTCACCCACCGGAATCAAACTCCTATCCACCGGGACGAAACGGTCAGCATGGATCATCATTTCATGTCCGAGTATGTCTTTACCTGGATCACCGGTGAGATTGAAATAGGAATGGTGGGTTAGGTTTAGAACGGTAGGCTTGTCAGTAGTGGCCAGGTACTCCAGTCTTAACCCACCCTCGTCTTGTAGAGTGTAGGTGTGGGTGACAGTCAACGTTCCTGGATAGCCTTCCTCGCCATCCTTACTGACATAGGTCAGCTTGAGGGCTGGACCTTCAGCTGTCTCCAGCGGTTCAGCATCCCAGAGCACTTTATCAAATCCAACCAGACCACCGTGAAGATGATTGTCGCCGTCATTCCGTGCCAGCTGATACTCAATTCCGTCCAGGGTGAATTTTGCGGCGCCGATACGATTTCCATAACGACCTACGATGGCACCGAAGTAAGGACCATTCTGGAGATAA
This window of the Candidatus Neomarinimicrobiota bacterium genome carries:
- a CDS encoding FlgO family outer membrane protein → MIGQIISHYRILEKLGEGGMGVVYKAEDTKLKRTVALKFLPHHLLSSEKDKTRFLHEAQAASALNHPNIMTVYEIDEEDEQVFIAMEFIKGETLKDKLEEGPFKTKELLKIAIGVADGLDGAHQQEIFHRDIKSENIMISKTGVGKIMDFGIARRKQLSGDTKEGLTPGTLAYMSPEQTEGVDVDYRSDLFSFGVVMYEMATGQLPFKGDHDAAILYSIVNESPLPVAAMNPNIPQELERIIHKALQKDPEDRYQHADDLSADLRTLKKDLESGRTSVTTAHAPIPKVPERRPVRLKFAYIFAGVLATALVTIGLLKVLERGADSAAGPQVNSLAVLYFENLNNREDTERMGQILQELLIADLSEATSLKVFSSQRLFDIQKQLGSRDRTKMPELASDIARKAGAETMLTGNLIQANNKMILTSQLVDAAEGTVVGSQRVEGNDIFAMVDDLSVQIQQDLDVPVTSEDLLNVAVKEKTTSEVGAFQYYLSGVDLFNDSKFDSAIIQFQRAVAIDSTFNQAYYKMAMAQWWSRSMSSEPALEQAVESLSHILSGSWYTSTKEKLIVEGALALFREDWDNAQGVYEQLVSFIPDEKEAWYGLGEAFFHGVQDYIKSLDAFEKVLVLDPEFTLAYRHIFDIYSGEKLFNRGLITAQQFLTHHPYESWAHYYLGVMLQGKKENRMAMDAFENAVQLDPQFTLAHQKILEIYISEKRFDEGIRTARGLITLYPEKSWPYGFLGDMQRATGKFKLASESYQKGSLMDPKAFNIIHDLGYTYQLMGRYDEAVQKYSELLNSEVPTNWRHSSMGMVISVFSEKGEYRTAIKMAEKQLIVSEWMDKSGTANAYINLAVASLILGDTTAVLARLDSASLLDPNANLVLAAHWIEGMLRARWGQEQELTSIIETVRNMVEQELVGYSWKPVYNALLYERFIMREEVDSALSEYDNLKAYEIFKDRYLYQQSLLHLKKGNYERALETSRKMQSPSISQSARSYNYPRAFYVRGLIYEKMGEPIRARENYEKLLGLWKNADEEIVERQDAIERLSRLTRLPS
- a CDS encoding aldose epimerase family protein produces the protein MQKELFENLPDGRPVYVYTLTNSQGMEARIINYGCIVLSLRVPDRNGDLGDVVLGYDELDGYLQNGPYFGAIVGRYGNRIGAAKFTLDGIEYQLARNDGDNHLHGGLVGFDKVLWDAEPLETAEGPALKLTYVSKDGEEGYPGTLTVTHTYTLQDEGGLRLEYLATTDKPTVLNLTHHSYFNLTGDPGKDILGHEMMIHADRFVPVDRSLIPVGELRDLTGSPLDFRTPTAIGARIDKDTEDIRFGLGYDHCWVINKSAGNEFGPVAEIYEPVSGRLLQISSTEPGLQFYSGNFLDGSDVGKSGIAYNHRTGMALECHRFPNSPNQEGFPNTVLRPGEEYRKTTVYRFSTR